Proteins encoded by one window of Kribbella flavida DSM 17836:
- the nuoF gene encoding NADH-quinone oxidoreductase subunit NuoF has translation MLTPVLSDNWDQIRSWQLASYQRSGGYEALRTALRMQPADVVTAVKDSGLRGRGGAGFPTGMKWSFIPQDNPKPKYLVVNADESEPGTCKDIPLMLASPHTLVEGVIIASYAIRASTAFIYVRGEVLHVIRRLQQAVEEAKAAGLIGTDILGSGYDLDVIVHAGAGAYICGEETALLDSLEGRRGQPRLRPPFPAVAGLYGCPTVINNVESIASVPAIIKNGADWFGSMGTEKSKGMTLYSLSGHVTRPGQYEAPLGITLRQLLDLAGGVREGHELKFWTPGGSSTPLLTAEHLDVPLDYEGVGSVGSMLGTKALQIFDDTTCVVRAVLRWTEFYKHESCGKCTPCREGTWWLVQILERLEAGKGTEQDLETLLDLCDNILGRSFCALGDGATSPITSSIQYFKDEYLAHFTHGGCPFDPMASTVFATAGASA, from the coding sequence ATGCTGACCCCGGTGCTGTCCGACAACTGGGACCAGATCCGTTCCTGGCAGCTGGCGTCGTACCAGCGGTCCGGCGGTTACGAGGCGCTGCGCACCGCGCTGCGGATGCAGCCGGCCGACGTGGTGACCGCGGTGAAGGACTCCGGTCTGCGCGGCCGTGGTGGCGCGGGCTTCCCGACCGGCATGAAGTGGTCCTTCATCCCGCAGGACAACCCCAAGCCGAAGTACCTGGTGGTGAACGCGGACGAGTCCGAGCCGGGCACCTGCAAGGACATCCCGCTGATGCTCGCCTCGCCGCACACGCTGGTCGAGGGCGTCATCATCGCGTCGTACGCGATCCGCGCCTCGACGGCGTTCATCTACGTGCGCGGTGAAGTGCTGCACGTGATCCGCCGGCTGCAGCAGGCGGTCGAGGAGGCCAAGGCCGCCGGGCTGATCGGCACCGACATCCTCGGCAGCGGCTACGACCTCGACGTGATCGTGCACGCCGGCGCCGGCGCGTACATCTGCGGCGAGGAGACCGCGCTGCTCGACTCGCTCGAGGGCCGTCGCGGGCAGCCCCGGCTGCGTCCTCCGTTCCCGGCCGTCGCGGGTCTGTACGGGTGCCCCACGGTGATCAACAACGTCGAGTCGATCGCTTCTGTTCCCGCCATCATCAAGAACGGCGCGGACTGGTTCGGCTCGATGGGCACCGAGAAGTCCAAGGGCATGACGCTGTACTCGCTGTCCGGCCACGTCACCCGGCCTGGCCAGTACGAGGCTCCGCTCGGCATCACCCTGCGCCAGCTGCTCGACCTGGCCGGCGGTGTCCGGGAGGGGCACGAGCTCAAGTTCTGGACTCCGGGCGGCTCGTCGACGCCGCTGCTGACCGCTGAGCACCTCGACGTCCCGCTGGACTACGAGGGCGTCGGGTCGGTCGGCTCGATGCTGGGCACGAAGGCGCTGCAGATCTTCGACGACACCACCTGCGTGGTGCGCGCCGTGCTGCGCTGGACCGAGTTCTACAAGCACGAGTCCTGCGGCAAGTGCACCCCCTGCCGGGAGGGCACCTGGTGGCTGGTCCAGATCCTGGAGCGGCTGGAGGCCGGCAAGGGCACCGAGCAGGACCTCGAGACCCTGCTCGACCTGTGCGACAACATCCTGGGCCGGTCGTTCTGCGCCCTCGGCGACGGCGCCACCAGCCCGATCACCAGCTCGATCCAGTACTTCAAGGACGAGTACCTGGCGCACTTCACCCACGGCGGCTGCCCGTTCGACCCGATGGCGTCCACCGTCTTCGCGACCGCTGGAGCAAGCGCATGA